Proteins from a single region of Styela clava chromosome 1, kaStyClav1.hap1.2, whole genome shotgun sequence:
- the LOC120348680 gene encoding NXPE family member 4-like has product MDYSSLVSMEQSVKQTMRLAKDTIQQNPSKFVVVSVLNVGILGYFLYIYTTNFTAAVPKIQHFSSRKITLNSIEKSRKKWNHTYGKWLNYLPDFQTAVIAIDKIPYFPAVNETTSPNNSFITIQKMPYFVGDLLEAVITSKNYWNQTKQYGGDLFQVILYRKPADDILIPCKITDNHNGLYDVTCPLVSEGDFELKAKLRFSSELLYLFMLNHQTKMGVNIYVTSEYMNSSSPAEHSRCAVGFDEPVDNELCNYTNPTNGEPWFCIKPPSRECNPIISQQKIHLKGTDMKKGEIPLNFMKKYYKETNQYGAEISLSGIKFKVLKKIKKKKINFLSKENCYDTFKNTMKQVDPLISGWLQNKNWHSMRCENMPIELEALFKCLEGCDVYFFGDSVIRKWYICFKKHHFKEYLGIKNSWSISRDAISEHYNVSLHYRSHGPPLHSDGPPTARPYISDSLDAISEKEKSVVIISLGAHFFSTSADIFLERILVIKKAIRRLLARSPKSRVFMKGIHTIGGVSARWLFYRMEQILKHEFLNEKDVTILDVWELSVLMNNTNIHPHDDVLFQQIGLFQSYLCR; this is encoded by the exons ATGGATTATTCTAGTCTGGTCAGCATGGAACAATCAGTGAAACAAACGATGCGATTAGCGAAAGATACGATACAACAGAATCCTTCAAAGTTTGTCGTTGTCTCGGTTTTAAATGTTGGGATACTTggatattttttgtatatttacacGACAAATTTCACCGCCGCGGTACCGAAAATACAACACTTTAGCAGCAGGAAAATAACTTTAAATAGCATTGAAAAATCAAGAAAGAAATGGAATCATACTTATGGAAAATGGTTAAATTACTTACCAGATTTTCAAACCGCCGTGATAGCCATTGACAAGATTCCATATTTCCCTGCCGTGAACGAGACAACATCACCCAATAATTCTTTTATTACGATACAAAAGATGCCGTACTTCGTCGGTGACCTCTTAGAAGCCGTAATTACGTCAAAGAATTATTGGAATCAAACAAAACAGTACGGAGGTGACCTCTTTCAAGTTATTCTTTATCGCAAGCCAGCTGATGATATCCTAATTCCCTGCAAAATAACAGACAATCACAATGGACTTTATGACGTAACATGCCCACTTGTCAGTGAAGGTGACTTCGAACTGAAAGCAAAACTGAGGTTTTCTAGCgaacttttatatttatttatgttaaatcatcaaactaaaaTGGGAGTTAATATATACGTGACCAGCGAATATATGAATTCAAGCTCCCCAGCCGAGCATTCAAGATGCGCGGTAGGATTTGATGAGCCTGT GGATAACGAACTATGCAATTACACAAACCCTACCAACGGAGAGCCATGGTTTTGTATCAAGCCACCATCAAGAGAATGCAATCCTATAATATCTCAGCAAAAGATTCATTTGAAGGGAACAGACATGAAAAAAGGAGAAATTCCattgaattttatgaaaaaatattataaagaaaCCAATCAATATGGAGCTGAAATATCTCTATCAGGAATAAAAttcaaagttttgaaaaaaattaagaaaaagaaaattaattttttatcaaaagaaAATTGTTACGATACATTCAAGAACACTATGAAACAAGTCGATCCACTTATTTCTGGAtggttacaaaataaaaactggCATTCAATGCGTTGTGAAAACATGCCCATTGAACTAGAGGCCTTGTTCAAATGTCTGGAAGGATGCGATGTTTATTTCTTTGGAGATTCAGTCATACGTAAATGGTATATAtgcttcaaaaaacaccattttaAAGAGTATCTTGGAATTAAGAATAGTTGGTCTATATCAAGAGATGCGATATCAGAGCATTACAACGTTTCACTGCATTATAG GAGCCATGGACCTCCACTTCACAGCGATGGACCGCCAACTGCAAGACCTTACATTTCTGACTCTTTAGATGCGATATCGGAAAAAGAGAAATCTGTGGTCATTATTTCTCTCGGAGCACATTTTTTTTCCACAAGTGCCGACATATTTTTAGAACGAATACTTGTTATTAAAAAAGCAATACGGCGATTGCTTGCTAGATCCCCGAAATCTAGAGTTTTTATGAAAGGTATTCACACAATTGGAGGTGTTTCGGCCCGATGGCTATTTTACCGCATGgaacaaattttaaaacatgAATTTCTGAATGAAAAAGACGTTACGATTTTAGACGTGTGGGAACTGTCTGTTTTAATGAACAATACAAATATTCATCCGCACGACGACGTACTATTTCAGCAGATAGGGTTGTTTCAGTCATATTTGTGCagataa